The genomic window ATTTTCTGATTTTGAATATATATACATTACTTCTTCTTTCAAAGAAATAACACAAAAATTTAAATCCGGAAAAATTACTTTTTTACCAATATTGGACTCTTCTTATAAACTTATCAATATTATAACAAAAAAACAATTTCACTTGTTACTTATGGAAGATATGATATATGATTTAAACTCAGACTTCTTTTCTCTGGATGTAACTAAATTGGACCATGAGATATACAATCGTCCATGGGGATATTATAAAACAACTTTTTTAAACGAACAAACAAGAGCAAAAATAATAAAGGTTCTGCCAAAAGGTGAATTAAGCCTCCAGGAACATAAAAAAAGAGAAGAACACTGGGTCATCATTAAAGGTTGTGGAGAGGTAATAATAGGTGATTCTGTAAAAAATGTATATCCCGGTGATTATGTTTTTGTTCCAAAAGGGTGCAAGCATAAAATTTCAAATAAGTTATCAGATGACACTTTACTGGTTTCAGAAGTACAACTCGGAGATTATTTTGGAGAGGATGATATTATAAGGTACAAAGATATATACGGTAGAATATGATATTAAATACTTCATACCCCGCTTATTTGATGGAACTTAAACTAAATTAACTCAAAGGATGATTAATATGAATGATTTACTTGGCCAAACCCCAACAGTGATAGCCGAAATTGGTTGTAACCACAAGGGTGAAATGGATATCGCCCACGAGATGATCAAAGTATGTGCCCAATTTTGCAAGACAGACGTGGTGAAATTTCAAAAACGTAATCCTAAAGAACTGCTTTCCCCTGAAGAATACAATGCACCACATCCTGTTCCAGCAAACTCTTATGGAAAAACTTATGGTGAACACAGAGAGTATTTGGAATTTGATTTAGACCAACATCGACAATTGAAAAAATGGTGTGAAGAATGGGATGTTGTTTATTCCACTTCTGTATGGGACTTGACTTCTGCAAAAGAAATTACCTCTCTTAATCCAGAATTGATCAAAATACCGTCCGCATGTAACCTAGAATTTAATATGCTCGACTACCTTTGCAAGAATTATAATGGCGACATCCATGTTTCTTTAGGTATGACTT from Methanohalophilus halophilus includes these protein-coding regions:
- a CDS encoding CBS domain-containing protein; translated protein: MKLYPYVIYPTQKIKFALEKIDKNKQGFLIVIDNSKKVIGTLSDGDIRRGFLKGTKIDDYVDSVKFSDFEYIYITSSFKEITQKFKSGKITFLPILDSSYKLINIITKKQFHLLLMEDMIYDLNSDFFSLDVTKLDHEIYNRPWGYYKTTFLNEQTRAKIIKVLPKGELSLQEHKKREEHWVIIKGCGEVIIGDSVKNVYPGDYVFVPKGCKHKISNKLSDDTLLVSEVQLGDYFGEDDIIRYKDIYGRI
- a CDS encoding N-acetylneuraminate synthase family protein; this encodes MNDLLGQTPTVIAEIGCNHKGEMDIAHEMIKVCAQFCKTDVVKFQKRNPKELLSPEEYNAPHPVPANSYGKTYGEHREYLEFDLDQHRQLKKWCEEWDVVYSTSVWDLTSAKEITSLNPELIKIPSACNLEFNMLDYLCKNYNGDIHVSLGMTSQEEEEKIVKFFEERNRANDLVIYNCTSGYPVPFEDICLKEILRIRDRFENRVKGIGFSGHHLGIAADIAALAYGAQYFERHFTLDRTWKGTDHAASLEPDGMRKLVRDLKNVSEALTYKEKEILDIEEVQRKKLKRFSCAE